One Candidatus Uhrbacteria bacterium genomic region harbors:
- a CDS encoding M23 family metallopeptidase codes for MRQLTAELSRTVLGPFASTGRFVFRKFVVWGYRGWSGVRKTSSDLSAPLKRHPVYIFSNRWAPHVLILFLVVFVGVGSLRTSRVQAEGFGTHSLLFALVSNDLSPSAVEEVVATTSFDDLRPAEEYFGSELVVGSLGGFDYHSIGDPYVTTTVGGAVVAPVISEGAPSVSPRSEVETYVVVEGDTLGAISERFGLSLNTLLWANGLSFRSTLRLGQALTIPPVDGVIHTVKRGETVSSIAKKYQADPATIIVFNRLSSGNDLDVGEKLVVPGGRVIYSAPVRTVAPVGSLFATPPSASRALPAGSGKWVWPADLRYITQYFGWRHTGIDIDCNGHLSSTNSNYAAADGEVVYSGWRAGYGNTVEIDHGNGLKTRYGHNAKLYVTRGTVVTAGTPIALCGNTGRSTGTHLHFEVIGNGRFYNPLEYLR; via the coding sequence GCACCGTGCTTGGTCCCTTCGCAAGTACGGGGCGTTTTGTTTTTCGCAAATTTGTTGTGTGGGGGTATCGTGGGTGGAGCGGTGTGCGCAAAACCTCCTCGGATCTTTCCGCTCCACTTAAACGTCACCCGGTGTACATTTTTTCCAACCGATGGGCGCCGCACGTCCTCATTCTTTTTCTTGTTGTCTTTGTCGGTGTGGGGAGCCTGCGCACGAGCCGCGTTCAAGCGGAAGGGTTTGGGACGCACAGTTTACTGTTTGCCCTCGTGAGCAACGACCTTTCCCCTTCTGCGGTGGAGGAGGTTGTCGCAACAACATCTTTCGATGACCTTCGCCCAGCCGAGGAGTATTTTGGCTCCGAACTTGTCGTGGGTTCACTGGGCGGTTTTGACTACCACTCTATCGGTGACCCGTATGTAACGACAACGGTGGGCGGCGCTGTTGTGGCGCCGGTGATTTCTGAAGGCGCGCCGTCGGTTTCTCCGCGCAGTGAGGTGGAGACCTATGTTGTGGTTGAGGGGGATACGCTTGGGGCGATTTCTGAACGTTTCGGACTCTCCTTGAATACTCTTCTATGGGCGAATGGGCTGAGCTTTAGAAGCACGCTCCGTCTTGGACAAGCGCTCACGATTCCGCCTGTGGACGGGGTCATTCATACGGTAAAACGTGGGGAGACAGTCTCTTCCATTGCCAAAAAGTATCAAGCGGACCCCGCAACGATCATTGTTTTCAATCGGCTCTCGTCGGGCAATGACCTGGACGTTGGAGAAAAACTTGTTGTTCCGGGCGGGCGCGTGATTTACTCCGCCCCCGTACGAACCGTTGCACCTGTCGGTTCCCTTTTCGCTACGCCTCCATCAGCAAGCCGTGCGCTTCCGGCCGGTTCAGGCAAGTGGGTGTGGCCGGCGGACTTGCGTTACATCACGCAATACTTCGGTTGGCGTCATACGGGTATTGATATTGATTGCAATGGTCACCTCTCTTCGACGAATAGCAACTATGCTGCTGCGGACGGAGAAGTCGTGTATTCCGGATGGCGCGCAGGGTACGGCAATACGGTGGAAATTGATCATGGCAACGGATTGAAAACTCGCTACGGGCACAACGCGAAACTTTATGTGACACGCGGGACGGTCGTGACGGCCGGGACGCCCATTGCCCTATGCGGAAATACAGGACGGTCTACAGGGACACATCTCCACTTCGAAGTGATCGGCAATGGACGGTTTTATAACCCTCTTGAGTATCTTCGCTAG